The genomic DNA AGAAAGTGAAAGCGACAAAAAGTTACAGTAGATGACATTGAAGGTGATGAcatactttctttttttcactttcacttcTCTTATTTTGCGAGTGCAGTACCCTAGAGGGTCTGATCACATGGTATATGATGCATGCCAGGCCACAGACAGATACAATTTGGTTAGGGACTGTCTCAGATTgacgcagaagttcaaaaagcgaaattcatttgTATACGAGGGAGGGTTTGACcaccattcaattagtgaacttcactttcgcacttttagtTAGTGATCACAAGTTCTCTTTACATTGTCTGTAGAagtaaagaaaaactgcacacttgtaccacaaattttgctgtaactgTTTCCACCTCTTTTGTGTCATGCTATGgttagtttttcaaattttattgattACTTGATGATGTAATGTGGTCAGGGGATACATATTCTTCAAAACTTATATCAAAATGCTACATCGTACTTTCAGATagacatcaacatttcacacttttgaactttcgtttagggggttttgatctagacaaaggaatttcgtttcttgaacttgtgtgacaatctgagacggtcccttagcaATGAGAGAGAATGCCAGGTTTAGTTTACCAATCAGAGACAATGTTACAAACCTTCTTCACATCAGCCTACATACCATGCACAAGTATGATATATCCTAACCCCATCAGCATCGTTTCAACATCTTTGAAGTTCCACTGAATCATGAAAAGCTTTTGGGTTCTACTAGTCAGTCATAGATTGTTTAAAATGAAGaacatgtcaattttgtttttttgtttcttttttcacaGGACCAGTTTTATGACTACATGTTTACCCAGGCTGTGAAAAACGACATCAAAGTTCTGTTGGAAAATAAGTCCAAGTTTCTTTTAGTCCATGCGTCATCAGGTTTTAAACATGCTCTCAAAGGTAGGCGATTTCTGTTCTTTCCATTGCAAAGTGAACTATAGTATCTGCTTCTTATCAGATTTTTCTGGTTAGAAGTTTAAGGTAAGCTGGTAATAGTTCAATATCTGTCTAAACAATATAGTGAAGTTTACATTAAAAAGTGGACCCTTTGTCCTCTTTGCACAATATTATTACCATGACAATTACATTTGTATTTGATTCAATAGTATGAGGATATGTatcaatacaaattttgaccatgCACTCAGTACATTAATTTTCGCGATCAAAACATCAATAATATTGGTTGTGTAATGGGTTCAGTGTGAATATGAATGTTCTGCCTCATGTAAACGCTTTGTAACTATTGACAGATGAGGATCTCATGATGTAGTAGCTTCATAGTAGCTTCTAGAAGCTAGAAGTCTACATCATAGTATGTGATAGGTGGATGTAATTGCGCTTCTCATTTGTCATTCCactgtctttttattttttttcatttttcccacATATTTTTTTGCCCTTGACAGAGATCCTGTCAGACCCAGCAATGACAGTGAAACTGCAAGACACAAAGGCCACTGGTGAAGTCAAAGCATTAGATGCTTTCTACCAGATGTTACAAACAGAACCTGACAGAGCCTTCTATGGGTAAGACTAACTTTATAACTTCTCTGGCAGATGGAGCTCATTTGAAATAATTGCTCTCATATAGAATAAAGTGATTTTGTTGTGAAACTTTCCATGATAAAATACCAGTACAACTTTACATTTTGACTCAATGTTAGTTTTCAGATGGCATATGTTTAGTTTACCAATCAAAGACAATGTTACAAACCTTCTTCACATCAGCCTACATACCATGCACAAGTATGATATATCCTTTGAGCAATCATATACAGGGTTCTCCATGGACTTTGAGGGGTGGGCCTGCCCCTCTTTTTTATTGAGcattctattcatatgttaataatcatacaaaagagttcatttttcacaacaaagggatattcaaattaggtattgttatgtaaattgcacACCCCTCTGTTTTCCAAGCTACCAGAACACTGATGTATCCTTTTACAAGGAAACATACAAAAAAATAGTAAATATTTGTATGAGACCCATCTTTTGCCAAAAAGTCTCTCAATTCTTGTCAGAATAGAAACTGCAAGACATGTTTATGAAGtgtcttttcattttcacagcATTACTCATGTTGAGAAGGCCAGTGACGCGTCAGCCGTAGAGACACTGCTTGTCAGTGATGAACTTTTCAGGTCAGTTGGTATTTCCTTGTGTCACTCAGTGGTGACAATACTGAGACTTTAAAGCAAATGGGAAGGCAGCAATTGGGAAAGTCCCCTGTTAGCTTTCCTACATGAGTGTTATAGGTAAATTGTTTGATTTCAATCAGACTCTTCAAGGTCCTGTAATGGTTTTACTATTGCACAAATATATCAGACCAAACATGATGGTTAAAGGGTAGGAATCAAGCTTTTTACGGTCAGTGagattgtaatatttcaaccTGCATTTGTTCTTACAGATCAAAGGATATTTTGAAGAGAAAGCGCTATGTTTCGTTAGTTGAAAATGTGCGAGATGGTGGTGGGGATGTGAAGATATTCTCCAGTCTACATGTCTCTGGAGAACGTAAGTGTGACTTGTACATTATTTTCTGGCTCTGAAGTTCCATCTCAATCATTATACAGACATGAAGTTAAAAGCCACATGTATTGacagattaacccttttcctgccaagtcggtgaaaatccgcttgaaattcgatgtagccagaatctaagcactggtgaccgttattctcccaacccggtggaaatcgggccctttttgggtaccccctttcctgccaagtcgacggcactacgttttgctatcccctgtgcgtttaggggtcatccgaggagaggttttctgacaaggaacgccttttcccctcgaaatgggttcgcaggaagtcgatagacagggaaaggtgcagaaacctgtccgccagtcccccacacccgaggggggctggtttttttttttaccgctttttagcggacttggcaggatagcatggtgacgttttctggcggagttggacatacttggctgcctggcactatagagattgctgccgaacttgaccaactcggcaatgctaatctagaaggctacctcttgcaaacgacttggcagatggtgccgatggtgcgagacgaaagtcacttattatTCAGtagtgcgtgactgaaaatgagaacgtatttttgacgggacggctcgacttgttcctccgatggaacggatatgaacgactcggaaataccattacaaactggtgtccgacgtactaagctgggcttcagctctgcaagttcaagccaggcaacgtccttcaccggcTTGGctgtgccattcaatggacgtagctttggattttttatttattccatcgtccgaagtattggctctggtttgcaggcaaacgtatcctcttgccgacgcattggtaactacgtacgctgtttgcgtacagagaattcaaaaggtgacataaggtcaatatgctgtacggggataccgcctgcacttagcagggactgcttttgttatgcaaaccagctagcagtacaatattgctgacaggcatgtggacacgtcgatggctagaacaatggaagcatattgcgttgtacccatgcatcgcaaaagtgagactgacgacttgggtgtagtgactggttatcactggttagctgcagcccaatcCATGtaggtacaaacccgtacctgactgaggaccactcgattaagtcggtaatgaacggtaacactcgtaagccaactcccaaatgagctggctaaactacgtggagctgtgcttcaatggctcagccatgtcgttaatacaacggcaaaaacgtagtttttgtgctacactgccaagtcgtttaaggtacgtattcaattgaccctaccctggggaaacaggacaggtttgccggtgctgccgcacccctagcacgacgagtgaggtgatgtttgtgcctagcggacgtgcgcaatactgaaggagtttatttcagaaaaaataaacatgaaacggcaataaaatgacgcactcccaggggcaaacaaagccggtgacctcaatttttttctgcagtaacccttgagctccttcccctgtcaacgggcatgtagaaattatcgaagtctaacacgtataagtaaggctaaaactaccctgaaaatgggcgatttctgccaaaatgcctggcaggataacatgcaggagagccaatctttagcaggcacatattatggggcggttttctactgacttggcaggataacggacaagggcgcttggcaggaaaagggttaatccaTCAGATATTACGGAAAGAGAGTGTGATTCAGTATTTTAGTAAAGTTTCAATTTCTGAGTTGCTCAGTGTAATCATGTAGGATAATAGAACTGTTGTAAAATCTTGTTAATTCATTATGTGTGAGTCGACATTATGGATGTTTTCATGGTTCACGTTAAGTTTGTAGAAACGCTCTTGGTATTGTGTATTGCCTTTCATGTGCACTTACATTATACAGTTGCTGATGACTGTTTTATTTGGTTACTGATTTCAATGATTTCTGGCACAACGTGGTACCCAGATAGATTTCACATCATACATTTAAATTGATAAGGCTCATAAATAATCCAGTTATCATCAAATGATTGTCCCCAGATATTATTTAGGACCTGTGAAAGAACCACAATAACCTGTGTATGAAATTTATGAAAGAGACCCATCATATCCACTTCTCCAGTTATATTAAACAAAGTATGCACATGCAGCATATACAGACAGCATAGGCAACCCAGGTGTCCTTACAACAGTAAATATGTCGCCAGGAATGAGAATGTTCTTGGGCATTGTGGATGTCTCATGTACCTGTGAAATGCAGATCTGATCAAAAAATAGTAGATTGTTTTTATTCATTGAGCCTTGTTTTGTTCTCCATTTTCTTCTCAGAACTCAATCAGCTTAGTGGTGTGGCTGCCATTCTTCGCTTTCCACTTCCAGAACTGTCTGATGAGGAGGCTGATTCCAGCTCGGATGAAGACTAAGACTCCACTAGCCTTAGAAACTAACCGTAGAAACATTTAGCGACTGGATAAGGTGTTCTTATTCATACATCAGGTGCAGTCTAGCGACATCACacgtttccatgacaacaaggAACACAACTAACAAATCACTCATTCTATATCAACCAAGTTGGCGGGCTGGGTTACGAATCGTTGCGACACATTTTTGCATGCAGAAGACAAATAACTGGAATTGCTGGGGAGGAAACAATTTGTACATTGCCAATTCTCTGTTCAGATTATTTAAGAGAGTAACAAATTGCAGGGAATATatgttattttgattttatttagcCGCAGATGATGAGCACAGTGCTCTGTGGAATTACTGCAAGTACAGTACCAcgaggaaataaaatttcaaagagaGAGACCTTGTCGTGAGTTGTCTTCCTTTTTTCCAAATGATTAAATGATGCATTGATATGCtgatgtgtgttgtgtgtgcaATAAATATGAACCACCTGCTGAAAAAAACACTACCATTGTTGACTTTTGAgttgtgtgattttatttttcatgaaaattaagtCACACAGCCAAGCTCTGCATGTGTCCCATAGGTTGAGCAGTCAAGAGTTTCCCCGATGACTGCTACCTTTGTGATGTGTCTTCACAGAGCTCTTTGGCCGTCATCAACAGTTGTTTTTGACCATGCCTGACTTGTAAGGCATATTTCTGACGGGATGACAAAAGTGATAGTTTGTCAGACTCTAGCATTTGACTGTCCTCCGCATGGCTGTAAGTGTAGGTATCTAAACGCTGTTGAAGACAGGTCCGTAGAAGCTTTCTGGAAGACGGAGACATGTGAGTCATGTCGTCTGAAAGAAACAGTAAAAGATGTGAAAATGTGACAACACTGCCATAGACAAAGTAATAGGCCATTTTCGTGACCCCATGACATGACCTCACATCCTGGTGTTTCTAGTGGTATGAATCAACTAGCTTGATTGAACACTTCTCTAAAGGCCAACCATATTTACATAATTCTGAACTGATTGTCAGTCGTGAAATTATTCACATTCAGGAAAATGTTGACGTTTGAATACCACTGAACATAAAAGGGTAAAAGATCACATGCAGTGTCATGAAAATGGCCTATTGAAAAGGAAAAGGGTTACTTCCTGCCCAGTCAAGTGGTGAAACTATCATTTTTGACAGGCAGTCCCTCTATTGTACCTGAAATAGAAGTCACAAATGGCAAATATTTGGGCTACTTCAAAGTATGATAGTGAGAGAACTGGGATCTCAATTATGTCTCATTCTGTGCGAACAGTGTAAGGTTCTGGTTTAAGTAGTGCATAAACATTTTAACATATGTTGGAGTAGAACATAAAACATGTCTATTTTCTCTGAAATGCTGTGATTTGGTCTAATTTGCCATGATTCAAAGGAGTACCATGTGCCAGGGTTTAAATGAAAATCTATAGTGAAGAGCTTGTTAAATTTCAGACCTGCAATGGAAAACTAGGAACACAGAATAGGCAACATTGCAATGAGGAGAAGGGCAATGAAATGTGAGGACTGAGCAAGATTATTGACTCTAGGAAAGAGGCCCTTGAACTCATCATGTAACTTTTACATGGATCCATAAATGGGGGAATTTTGAATTGGTAAGGGTACCTTCTCTAATAATAATGGGTCCGTGAAAGAAATACAAATGTGTTTTGTTGGAAACAACATACCTTGTGTCAGCAGTGTCAtctcatcttcatcatcatcatcactgtcatctTGCCAGCtctttttgaatttcttgaagTCTTTCTTGTCAAGAGATAGCACCTGAAATCCAAGTACACAGATGCTGCTTTGGTGTtcacaattttttgttaaaccttGTCTCAGTGTTTGTATCCATTTCATATCTGATCAATAGAAATTGCTGTGCAGGATATAGTGGAGTATTATTTCAGTTCTTTCAGTTGTCGCCCTAATCTATTGCCAAAAAACCTCCCTGTCAATAAATTGTTATCTCTATAGCAGACTGCATGTAGATATTTCCATGTAACCTGAAAGAATGGGAGACTGACTAATCTATACTTTTTGCTGGGTTTGTTTCAAGCTTTCACAAAATGCTGGTAGATAGTCATTAACATTCACTGGTATCACTGGTGCAATcaagaaattgaacatttgGTGATCAGGATCTGTACTTCCTCCACTGAAAACACATCTGCCATTTGTAAAAGCGTAGCAGTGTATGTAGAATGCTGGCAGACTATAAGCATGAACAACTTGGAATTGTACAAACCTTTAAAATCATGGATAGTTGGTATCCAGTGATACCACTTTTATCAATGCCCATTTTGTCGTCTTCATCTACAACATCAATTTCCTGCATCCAGTTCCATTTCTGCTCAAGCAACTTTAAACTGTTGTTGTCGTCATTGCTGAGAATCCTTGCAGACTCCAGTAAACAGTTAAAATTTATTGTCACCTTAAGGCATTAATAAGAAGCGACAAATATAATGTCAAAAGATGCACAATTTTGATTCCAACATTTGACTGCACTATTGTAGTTGCTCTTTACATGCTGTGTACTTGACTTACATTGAAGTTCTTAAAGATTACAAGCAATATATAATTTTCGTGAAATTTAGCACATACTCTCATTTATGTTGtataatttcaaaaatgaaaagtgGGTGTCACCgtattagactgaaagatctgttgcttgagggcgctctaccCTCCCCCCTTGTAAGAGGAGGGGagagtagaaaaaaaaaaagaaaaaggggAGAGTAGAGAGCGTCCTCGGGTGATGGATCTTTCAGTTTATTACCATATCTGTTTGTGTTTGCATGGAAATTTGATCTGAATAGGGTTCCCTAAAACAATGTCAATTCCAAAATACGGGTGATTCTAACTTTATAAAGTATGGAAAATACTTTGTGACTTGGATATTTTGATGAATTGCTTTTATTAGATATTTGATTGTCAACTACACTGTgaaaaaactgtgataactGGATGTCAGTATGGTGGGGAATCAAAGGCAAATACAAATAAGGCCTCTTCAAACAGAACCCGAACtgaaatgtcaatgtcaattgaTCCTGAATAACACCAAATGAGACCTGCCTCTCAGGTATAGTCCTGTCATTCTAGGGAGTTCAAATGCGCCTAAAGCATAGGGCACTCTAGAATTTGATGCACTTTATCTCAGTAGTAGCTTTCGTGAATACCATCACTGgctcactaaaatgatcaaaagtCACGGAAACAAGATAAGAATTGTTTTCTGTGAAGTTGTTGGTATCTGATGTGTAACAACACCAGTTTGAAACAAAACGTAAGCATGCATGGTGCTTCCAGGAGTTGAAACCATGACTTGGAACAGTATACATTTGATACCAGTAACGGGTCACACCCGGAATTTGAATGGACCGCGGCACAAAGTGAACCACGTGCACAAACGTGCATAGGTGTATTTAAATACGTGTTTGTACAtgtgggtaatttgtttgtaCTGCTGTCATGTGATCTCTTGGGTGTACTGAGTCTGTTGAACACCGTGCGTCCTTTTCATTGCGGGGCAGAACTATTGAACACACTTACCATGCCATAGAGATTCTGCTGGTAGGGTTCCGCAAATCCATACATGTGTAACAGCTGTCCATTGGAGAGATGACCATAGGTATTGAAGATTTCCTCTCCCTAAAGCCATGAAAACAGGACACATCATCAATGTTACTCCATCTCAATGCTGTTTAAGTAGTCCAGGAAAATTACGACTTTGATTATAGCActgatcatcatcattacaCTTGCAGTGGTAGTTTGGTTGACAGAATGGTGTGGATTTTTTCATCTATTTGTGGTCATGCAATGCTGAAACTTGTGATTGGATCCCTTGACGTGCGATTTTTAGTTTCAGTCATAACACTGGTGGTAACAATGTACAAGATTCGCCAAATTCcagaaatatcaaacattttggacaaacatgtaattttgcatatcaataatGGAACTCTGACCTCATTGGGAATCAGTCCTGTTATGAAATAACAGTTTGGATAATTCTATAGACCGATTTTCAATATGGCGCATACATCTATAGATGCAAATAAGAATGAAAACTACCTTCTTTATTGATCTTGTGCTGACCATGGTGAgacttttttcaccaaaattcaaATGTGCATTGTTTGCAGACACATGGTTCAATATGTCAGCCACAGGAACCATGACTGGAGAGGCAGCCTTTGTCTCCTCCTCCCCCTCACCCTCCTGCTGTGCCTTGCTTTCTGTGAAGCTGTACGCCATGATGAAAGCCACCATCTTTTTGTACAGTTCAAAAGTGTGCACATCAAGGCTAAAAATGAGAGAGTAGAGATGAATGCCATGGAGATATCTTTATTTAGAAATGGGTACTTGAGGGCTCTGTAGTTTACCGAGTTACTAGGAGCAGATAATTTTTACTCTTTTGCTTTACCTGTTTTGCAGTCCCATCTTTACTTCTTATATTGCCAAGTTTATATGtcaacatcaggtcaagttggatAAAGACCAGTAAGGCATAATGCATCCCATATTTTGCACTTAACAAAAACTTCAATATTTGAAGGTCCATGAATAcctatatactgtaaatatgatttttactGACCAAACCTGCAATCACAGTGAAGAATACTTACTTCCAGAAATCAGGATGCTTTTTCATGAATGGCAGTGCAATTTTTGTGTATtctttcttcatatttttcaaatcctCTTCAACAGCATCTGGTATCCCCGTACCTCCAAGTTCTTTCTCAACTTCTTCTCTGGAAAAGGAAACTTacccctttgagcgccaaagtctatttttgtcacctttattaAATATAGcactgtcaattttttctgatttttgccaaaattttgataaaaaactgtggccgatgaaatgtgatattcatttggtccaaaattataaaaaaaaacttacagaaaagttcacaaaaatttgtaaaatactgcattgaaattttggtgggaaaaattagagCAGTCAAAGGCTTAATTGTAGGTTAATGTGACATATAGTGAGAGCCATACCATACATAACATGGCAGTTATCTCTACACTGTGTGGGCAAAGTTTCAGTCAAAGCTTGTACAACAGCCATCAGCTTGAGCGGTGTATAAGTTCTTTTGAGTGCcatcattttgttttggttAAATTAagtcaacaatttctttttaaCCATGTTGTTGTAATGGTCTGCCATTTTAGATTTAGGTATTACCGTATCATTGTGACAGATTTACAGGCTGAAAGCTTTGCTCACGCCACTTGCCTGTCATCTCTGGAAAATTTTAATAACAATCCACAACATGGTTGGTGAAGGGGAAAAGTGAATTGTTAACTGATAGAGCAAACACGACAGACATCATTGATTCATTCACATACTTCAGGCTGTGATTCATGCAGAATTGAAGACTTAAATAACATGTTCACCTTGTCCAGAACAT from Ptychodera flava strain L36383 chromosome 12, AS_Pfla_20210202, whole genome shotgun sequence includes the following:
- the LOC139145221 gene encoding N-lysine methyltransferase setd6-like isoform X6, which gives rise to MQIDVAIRKQGSCAEYGMVAIDDLQEGECLFEIKRSLLLHSETCQVAQVLRKGKEQLASASGWVPLLLALMYEYTNQKSLWRPYLDLCPDFAVLDQPMFWTREEVEKELGGTGIPDAVEEDLKNMKKEYTKIALPFMKKHPDFWNLDVHTFELYKKMVAFIMAYSFTESKAQQEGEGEEETKAASPVMVPVADILNHVSANNAHLNFGEKSLTMVSTRSIKKGEEIFNTYGHLSNGQLLHMYGFAEPYQQNLYGMVTINFNCLLESARILSNDDNNSLKLLEQKWNWMQEIDVVDEDDKMGIDKSGITGYQLSMILKVLSLDKKDFKKFKKSWQDDSDDDDEDEMTLLTQDDMTHMSPSSRKLLRTCLQQRLDTYTYSHAEDSQMLESDKLSLLSSRQKYALQVRHGQKQLLMTAKELCEDTSQR
- the LOC139145221 gene encoding N-lysine methyltransferase setd6-like isoform X5; this encodes MHICHSFIHSFIRYHKAIAYSGSFHVKAVATRVQVAIRKQGSCAEYGMVAIDDLQEGECLFEIKRSLLLHSETCQVAQVLRKGKEQLASASGWVPLLLALMYEYTNQKSLWRPYLDLCPDFAVLDQPMFWTREEVEKELGGTGIPDAVEEDLKNMKKEYTKIALPFMKKHPDFWNLDVHTFELYKKMVAFIMAYSFTESKAQQEGEGEEETKAASPVMVPVADILNHVSANNAHLNFGEKSLTMVSTRSIKKGEEIFNTYGHLSNGQLLHMYGFAEPYQQNLYGMVTINFNCLLESARILSNDDNNSLKLLEQKWNWMQEIDVVDEDDKMGIDKSGITGYQLSMILKVLSLDKKDFKKFKKSWQDDSDDDDEDEMTLLTQDDMTHMSPSSRKLLRTCLQQRLDTYTYSHAEDSQMLESDKLSLLSSRQKYALQVRHGQKQLLMTAKELCEDTSQR
- the LOC139145221 gene encoding N-lysine methyltransferase setd6-like isoform X1; translated protein: MGGSNHLTKMDTVKLMKLLHGMDNPAKKLKVDDTDDQKLKKFVRWCEDNDFNLNKKVAIRKQGSCAEYGMVAIDDLQEGECLFEIKRSLLLHSETCQVAQVLRKGKEQLASASGWVPLLLALMYEYTNQKSLWRPYLDLCPDFAVLDQPMFWTREEVEKELGGTGIPDAVEEDLKNMKKEYTKIALPFMKKHPDFWNLDVHTFELYKKMVAFIMAYSFTESKAQQEGEGEEETKAASPVMVPVADILNHVSANNAHLNFGEKSLTMVSTRSIKKGEEIFNTYGHLSNGQLLHMYGFAEPYQQNLYGMVTINFNCLLESARILSNDDNNSLKLLEQKWNWMQEIDVVDEDDKMGIDKSGITGYQLSMILKVLSLDKKDFKKFKKSWQDDSDDDDEDEMTLLTQDDMTHMSPSSRKLLRTCLQQRLDTYTYSHAEDSQMLESDKLSLLSSRQKYALQVRHGQKQLLMTAKELCEDTSQR
- the LOC139145221 gene encoding N-lysine methyltransferase setd6-like isoform X3; its protein translation is MWNGMDNPAKKLKVDDTDDQKLKKFVRWCEDNDFNLNKKVAIRKQGSCAEYGMVAIDDLQEGECLFEIKRSLLLHSETCQVAQVLRKGKEQLASASGWVPLLLALMYEYTNQKSLWRPYLDLCPDFAVLDQPMFWTREEVEKELGGTGIPDAVEEDLKNMKKEYTKIALPFMKKHPDFWNLDVHTFELYKKMVAFIMAYSFTESKAQQEGEGEEETKAASPVMVPVADILNHVSANNAHLNFGEKSLTMVSTRSIKKGEEIFNTYGHLSNGQLLHMYGFAEPYQQNLYGMVTINFNCLLESARILSNDDNNSLKLLEQKWNWMQEIDVVDEDDKMGIDKSGITGYQLSMILKVLSLDKKDFKKFKKSWQDDSDDDDEDEMTLLTQDDMTHMSPSSRKLLRTCLQQRLDTYTYSHAEDSQMLESDKLSLLSSRQKYALQVRHGQKQLLMTAKELCEDTSQR
- the LOC139145221 gene encoding N-lysine methyltransferase setd6-like isoform X4 gives rise to the protein MDNPAKKLKVDDTDDQKLKKFVRWCEDNDFNLNKKVAIRKQGSCAEYGMVAIDDLQEGECLFEIKRSLLLHSETCQVAQVLRKGKEQLASASGWVPLLLALMYEYTNQKSLWRPYLDLCPDFAVLDQPMFWTREEVEKELGGTGIPDAVEEDLKNMKKEYTKIALPFMKKHPDFWNLDVHTFELYKKMVAFIMAYSFTESKAQQEGEGEEETKAASPVMVPVADILNHVSANNAHLNFGEKSLTMVSTRSIKKGEEIFNTYGHLSNGQLLHMYGFAEPYQQNLYGMVTINFNCLLESARILSNDDNNSLKLLEQKWNWMQEIDVVDEDDKMGIDKSGITGYQLSMILKVLSLDKKDFKKFKKSWQDDSDDDDEDEMTLLTQDDMTHMSPSSRKLLRTCLQQRLDTYTYSHAEDSQMLESDKLSLLSSRQKYALQVRHGQKQLLMTAKELCEDTSQR
- the LOC139145221 gene encoding N-lysine methyltransferase setd6-like isoform X2; translated protein: MAMAWGKRHNFRSLCRLSQCGMDNPAKKLKVDDTDDQKLKKFVRWCEDNDFNLNKKVAIRKQGSCAEYGMVAIDDLQEGECLFEIKRSLLLHSETCQVAQVLRKGKEQLASASGWVPLLLALMYEYTNQKSLWRPYLDLCPDFAVLDQPMFWTREEVEKELGGTGIPDAVEEDLKNMKKEYTKIALPFMKKHPDFWNLDVHTFELYKKMVAFIMAYSFTESKAQQEGEGEEETKAASPVMVPVADILNHVSANNAHLNFGEKSLTMVSTRSIKKGEEIFNTYGHLSNGQLLHMYGFAEPYQQNLYGMVTINFNCLLESARILSNDDNNSLKLLEQKWNWMQEIDVVDEDDKMGIDKSGITGYQLSMILKVLSLDKKDFKKFKKSWQDDSDDDDEDEMTLLTQDDMTHMSPSSRKLLRTCLQQRLDTYTYSHAEDSQMLESDKLSLLSSRQKYALQVRHGQKQLLMTAKELCEDTSQR